CAGCATTTTCAGAGACGGGCGTGTCAATAACCCTTTCTGGCCCAAAATCTTCCAGAAGTCCCTTGGCAGTATTACCCACATACCATGGACTTTTAACACCTTGTCCGATGAGAAAGACCGATTTATCCAGCAACATCATCTGGCGAAGTGCTTCATTGATAGCCAAGCTATATTGCAACCTTCTATTATTCTTTGAAGACATACTTCCTCAATTCACCTTTTTTGGGATAGGGACTTTTTTTAGCAAAAATATGAGCCTCATTAACTTTTCTTCTTATTTCCTTCTTTATCGCCTCTAAATTTTCTCTCTTAAAAATTTTATCCCTGAGGAGATACCGCTCAAAGTTTCTAGTTGGGTCTTTTTT
The DNA window shown above is from bacterium and carries:
- a CDS encoding thiamine pyrophosphate-dependent enzyme, coding for KKDPTRNFERYLLRDKIFKRENLEAIKKEIRRKVNEAHIFAKKSPYPKKGELRKYVFKE